The sequence below is a genomic window from Paucibacter aquatile.
CCGAGGCCCTGATCGCCGTCAACAGCGACAAGACCGTGCGTGCAGTGTTGATCCAGGGTCAGCCGAATATCTTCACCTCGGGCAATGACATTGACGACTTCATGAGCCGCCCGCCGCGCGATGAAGACGCGCCGGTGTTCCAGTTCATGCGCGCCCTGTTGGGCTGCGAGAAACCGGTGATTGCCGCCGTCAACGGCGCCGCCATCGGCATCGGCACCACCTTGCTGCTGCACTGCGATTTCGTCTTCGTGGCCGATGACGCCCGCCTGGCCATGCCGTTTGTGGGCCTGGGCCTGGTGCCCGAGTTCGGCTCCAGCCTGGTCGTGCCGCGCCTGATGGGCCATGTCAAGGCGGCCGAGAAGCTGCTGCTGGGCGACCCCTTCACCGGCCCCGATGCGGTGGAGTGCGGCATTGCCAACGCGGTGCTGCCCGGCAGCGAGGTGGTGGCCCATGCCCGCCGTGTGGCCGAGCGTTTCAACACCCTGGCGCCCGGTGCCGTGCGCGAGAGCAAGCGCCTGATGCGCCGCCACAGCCAGGAGCAGCTGAACGAGGTGATCAAGGTCGAGGCCGAGATCTTCGCCGCCAAGCTGCGCTCGCCTGAGGCGATGGAGGCCTTCCAGGCTTTCTTCCAGAAGCGCGCCCCGGATTTTTCAAAGTTTGATTGAGCACCGGTTCCGCGGGCTCAGATCACATTGAGCTCGCGGTAAGGCTGATTCGCCGCCAGCCGCGCGGGGTTCAAGTGGCTGAGGTCCAGGGTCTCGAAGCGGCCGCTGCGTATCCACTCGGCCAGGCCGCGACCCACGCCCGGCGCATGCTGCAGGCCATGGCCCGAGAAGCCGCAGGCCAGCAGCAGATTGGCGCAGCCGGGCAGGGCGCCGACCAGGCCGTTGTGGTCGAAATCGTTCATCTCGTAGTAGCCGGCCCAGGCTCGTTCCAGGCGCAGGCT
It includes:
- a CDS encoding enoyl-CoA hydratase, with the protein product MSIKTAVVNGVATIEIARPERKNALTGAMYEAMAEALIAVNSDKTVRAVLIQGQPNIFTSGNDIDDFMSRPPRDEDAPVFQFMRALLGCEKPVIAAVNGAAIGIGTTLLLHCDFVFVADDARLAMPFVGLGLVPEFGSSLVVPRLMGHVKAAEKLLLGDPFTGPDAVECGIANAVLPGSEVVAHARRVAERFNTLAPGAVRESKRLMRRHSQEQLNEVIKVEAEIFAAKLRSPEAMEAFQAFFQKRAPDFSKFD